The following coding sequences lie in one Bacteroides helcogenes P 36-108 genomic window:
- a CDS encoding leucine-rich repeat domain-containing protein produces MRLKKILLMAAGLGVLLNAYAQKIKTYYVAKPGTLVELMTENEANNITHLTLQGRLNAVDFRHLRDEFKKLESLDISNASISLYAGKNGTYSGHFYIYPANCIPAYAFCRRLNDSTYIGKESLTRVILSDKTKNIEDAAFKGCNNLKICQIRKKSAPNLMSEALADSITAIFVPLGSSDAYRSKKKWETFAFIEGEPLGVTVQIGKMGSLASELLRGGMQPKDVNFLTIEGKLDEADFTLIRDYMPNLVSIDLSKSNATAIPDYTFTQKKYLLNILLPHGLRTIGQRVFSGCSRLCGTLTLPSSVTAIEYGAFIGCDNLRYVQVTGNKITTLGDNLFGGGKDRLIYKE; encoded by the coding sequence ATGAGACTAAAAAAAATACTCTTGATGGCTGCGGGTTTAGGCGTACTGTTAAATGCTTATGCACAAAAGATAAAAACATATTATGTAGCCAAACCCGGTACTTTAGTTGAACTTATGACTGAAAACGAAGCCAATAACATCACCCATCTGACATTGCAAGGCAGGCTGAATGCGGTTGACTTCCGCCACCTGCGGGATGAATTCAAAAAGCTGGAATCACTGGATATATCAAATGCATCCATCAGCTTGTATGCCGGCAAAAACGGCACATACTCCGGACATTTTTATATTTATCCGGCAAATTGCATTCCCGCCTATGCTTTTTGCAGACGTCTGAACGATAGTACGTATATAGGAAAGGAGTCATTGACCCGGGTAATTCTATCCGACAAGACGAAGAATATCGAAGATGCCGCATTCAAAGGATGTAATAACTTAAAAATATGTCAAATAAGAAAGAAGAGCGCTCCTAATTTAATGTCCGAAGCACTGGCAGACAGTATTACTGCCATATTTGTCCCATTGGGTAGCAGCGATGCATATCGAAGTAAAAAGAAATGGGAAACATTCGCTTTTATCGAAGGAGAGCCATTAGGAGTTACCGTGCAAATAGGAAAAATGGGAAGCCTCGCCAGCGAATTGCTAAGAGGGGGCATGCAACCCAAAGATGTGAATTTCCTAACCATAGAGGGCAAGTTGGACGAAGCAGATTTCACGTTGATACGCGACTACATGCCTAATTTGGTGTCAATCGATCTTTCTAAAAGTAATGCTACCGCAATACCTGATTATACTTTTACACAGAAGAAATATCTATTAAACATACTTCTACCCCATGGCTTGAGAACCATCGGACAACGTGTGTTCAGTGGATGTAGCCGTCTTTGCGGAACTTTAACACTTCCCTCAAGCGTTACCGCTATTGAATATGGAGCCTTTATCGGATGCGATAACCTGCGCTATGTACAAGTTACAGGAAACAAGATTACAACATTGGGAGACAACCTCTTTGGAGGGGGAAAAGACAGACTAATTTATAAGGAATAA
- the hemG gene encoding protoporphyrinogen oxidase, with protein MAKATTIETRQCDVIVIGAGITGLTTAFYLTRRQKNVEVLERQNRIGGQIQTFHEDGFVFESGPNTGVISCPEVAELFSDLSGDCEPETAFEASKRRLIWKGECFHPLPSGITSAIFTPLFSLKDKLRILGEPFRPKGDDPDETIGMLAKRRLGKSFLDYAVDPFLSGVYAGDPMRLVTRFALPKLYHLEQRYGSFVKGAIAKIREHKNNRDKLATKQVFSPRNGFSRLIEALERQIGSRRITLGVEDITILPHHNHWKVRFTNSTGRMQEIHCTQVITTVGAYALPDLLPFIAQEQMHKICNLHYAPVIQVSVGLHHTGGIHHAAFGGLIPSCENKPLLGILFPSACFKNRAPEEGALFSCFIGGVRHPEYLMKSDDEIIALVTDALHSMLHYPLKSNPDMIRIFRHKKAIPQYDAGCGERLATIEYLQKQYPGLVLGGNIRDGIGIADRIRQAVALASDLQLV; from the coding sequence ATGGCAAAAGCAACGACTATCGAAACACGCCAATGTGATGTTATCGTTATCGGAGCCGGAATCACCGGACTGACAACAGCATTTTATCTTACCCGCAGGCAAAAAAATGTAGAAGTGCTTGAACGGCAGAACCGAATCGGCGGACAAATTCAAACTTTTCACGAAGATGGATTTGTCTTTGAAAGCGGTCCGAACACAGGAGTGATATCTTGTCCGGAAGTAGCTGAACTTTTTTCGGATCTTTCTGGTGACTGTGAGCCTGAAACAGCTTTTGAAGCATCCAAACGGAGGCTTATTTGGAAAGGAGAATGCTTTCATCCACTTCCTTCAGGAATTACAAGTGCAATTTTCACTCCTCTATTTAGCCTGAAAGACAAATTGCGTATATTGGGAGAACCTTTCCGCCCCAAAGGAGATGATCCCGATGAAACGATAGGTATGTTGGCAAAACGTCGTTTAGGAAAATCATTTCTTGATTATGCTGTTGACCCTTTCCTATCTGGAGTCTATGCTGGTGACCCGATGAGGCTGGTCACTCGCTTCGCATTACCCAAGCTCTACCATTTGGAGCAACGTTACGGGAGTTTTGTCAAAGGAGCAATTGCAAAGATAAGAGAACATAAAAACAACCGCGACAAACTGGCTACCAAACAAGTGTTTTCACCTCGAAACGGATTCAGCCGGCTGATCGAGGCATTAGAACGGCAAATAGGTTCAAGACGGATCACACTTGGAGTTGAAGACATCACTATCCTGCCACATCACAATCATTGGAAAGTCCGTTTTACAAACAGTACGGGCAGGATGCAAGAAATACATTGTACCCAAGTGATCACTACGGTAGGAGCATACGCGTTGCCCGATCTTCTACCCTTCATTGCCCAAGAACAAATGCATAAGATTTGTAATCTGCATTATGCTCCAGTAATACAAGTCAGTGTTGGATTACATCATACAGGAGGAATACACCATGCAGCTTTCGGTGGTCTGATACCCTCATGCGAAAACAAACCTTTGCTGGGAATCCTCTTTCCTTCTGCATGTTTCAAAAACCGAGCTCCGGAAGAAGGAGCTTTGTTCTCCTGCTTTATCGGAGGAGTGCGCCACCCTGAATACCTGATGAAAAGTGATGATGAAATCATAGCATTAGTCACAGATGCATTACATTCCATGCTTCATTACCCCTTGAAAAGCAATCCCGATATGATCCGCATTTTCAGGCACAAAAAAGCAATTCCACAATATGATGCCGGCTGTGGCGAACGCCTGGCCACAATCGAATATTTGCAAAAGCAATATCCCGGGCTGGTTCTGGGAGGTAATATAAGAGACGGAATCGGAATAGCTGACCGCATTCGCCAAGCAGTAGCCCTGGCATCCGATTTACAACTTGTTTAA
- a CDS encoding ABC-F family ATP-binding cassette domain-containing protein, whose translation MITVSNVSVQFGKRVLFNDVNLKFTSGNCYGIIGANGAGKSTFLKTISGELDPTTGSIVLGPGERLSVLSQDHFKWDAFTVMDTVMMGHTILWDIMKQREELYAKEDFTDEDGLKVSELEERFAELDGWNAESDAATLLSGLGVREDKHYLLMGELNNKEKVRVMLAQALYGNPDNLLLDEPTNDLDMDTVTWLEEYLSNFEHTVLVVSHDRHFLDSVCTHTVDIDYGKINQFAGNYSFWYESSQLALRQQQNQKAKAEEKKKELEEFIRRFSANVAKSKQTTSRKKMLEKLNIEEIKPSSRKYPGIIFTPEREPGNQILEVSGLTKVLEDGTVLFRDVNFNVEKGDKIVFLSHDPRAMTALFEIINGNMKPDAGTFNWGVTITTAYLPVDNTDFFNTDLNLVDWLSQFGEGNEVYMKGFLGRMLFSGEEVLKKASVLSGGEKMRCMIARMQLRNANCLILDTPTNHLDLESIQAFNNNLKQYKGNILFSSHDHEFIETVANRIIELTPNGIIDKMMEYDEYITSDHIKELRARMY comes from the coding sequence ATGATTACAGTCTCTAATGTCTCGGTACAGTTTGGTAAAAGAGTGTTATTTAATGATGTAAACTTGAAGTTTACAAGTGGTAACTGTTATGGTATTATCGGTGCTAATGGTGCTGGAAAATCCACTTTCTTGAAAACAATTTCCGGTGAACTGGACCCTACTACTGGATCTATCGTTTTAGGACCGGGAGAGCGCCTTTCCGTATTGAGTCAGGATCACTTCAAGTGGGATGCTTTTACGGTGATGGATACTGTTATGATGGGGCATACCATATTGTGGGACATCATGAAGCAACGCGAAGAATTGTATGCCAAAGAGGACTTTACAGATGAGGATGGATTGAAAGTTTCCGAACTTGAAGAAAGGTTTGCTGAGTTGGACGGCTGGAATGCCGAAAGTGATGCTGCTACATTATTGAGTGGGTTAGGCGTCAGGGAAGACAAGCATTATTTGTTGATGGGTGAACTGAACAATAAAGAAAAGGTGCGTGTCATGCTGGCGCAGGCATTGTATGGAAATCCTGATAACCTGTTGTTGGATGAGCCTACCAATGACTTGGATATGGACACCGTTACCTGGCTGGAAGAATATCTTTCTAATTTCGAACATACAGTATTGGTTGTAAGTCATGACCGTCACTTTTTGGACTCTGTATGTACACATACGGTAGATATCGACTACGGTAAAATTAACCAGTTTGCCGGTAATTATAGCTTCTGGTATGAGTCCAGCCAGTTGGCTCTTCGCCAGCAGCAGAACCAGAAGGCCAAGGCTGAAGAGAAGAAGAAAGAATTGGAAGAATTTATTCGTCGTTTTAGTGCAAATGTGGCAAAGAGCAAGCAGACCACCAGCCGCAAAAAGATGTTGGAAAAGTTGAATATAGAGGAAATCAAGCCGTCTTCACGCAAATATCCGGGTATTATCTTTACTCCGGAACGTGAACCGGGCAATCAGATTTTGGAGGTTTCCGGACTGACCAAAGTATTGGAAGATGGGACTGTATTGTTTCGTGATGTCAATTTCAATGTGGAAAAAGGCGATAAGATCGTATTCCTTTCTCACGATCCCCGTGCAATGACAGCGCTTTTTGAGATTATCAACGGCAATATGAAGCCGGATGCCGGTACATTCAATTGGGGAGTTACTATAACCACCGCTTACTTGCCTGTGGATAATACTGATTTTTTCAATACCGATTTGAATCTGGTAGATTGGTTAAGCCAGTTCGGAGAAGGTAATGAAGTATATATGAAAGGCTTTTTGGGACGTATGCTTTTCTCCGGTGAAGAAGTGCTGAAGAAAGCAAGCGTGTTGTCCGGAGGAGAGAAGATGCGTTGTATGATTGCCCGTATGCAACTGCGCAATGCCAACTGTCTGATTCTGGATACACCGACCAATCATCTTGATCTGGAGTCTATTCAGGCATTCAATAATAACCTGAAGCAATATAAAGGCAATATTCTTTTTTCATCCCATGACCACGAGTTCATTGAAACCGTTGCCAACCGTATCATTGAACTGACGCCGAACGGTATTATCGATAAGATGATGGAATATGATGAGTACATCACTTCAGACCATATCAAGGAACTAAGAGCACGTATGTATTGA
- a CDS encoding TonB-dependent receptor, with the protein MIRILLLIFFPLGLSANEPDTTHVRRIELQEVTIVGFKREQKEREPLSISSLNNRFLKNNEIASIKELSSLLPNFYMPDYGSKQNAPVYIRGIGSKTNAPSVGFYVDGVPHFEKSAFDIDLSDISNIEVLRGPQGTLYGRNAIGGIINVYTHSPLDYQNTRIKAGYGNHNDLNLLISNYTKLSKTFGFSVSGNYHQNDGFFTNLYTGKKSDNINNGAVRTGIVWKPANNWTLRLNASFDYSEQGGYPYGPYNAENGTVGAVNYNRYSSYHREIFTTGLNIRYEGKNFGFNSQTSYQNISDRQGIDQDFTPADKYYVTQQLRQKMYSQETTLKSMRKGRYQWITGIFTFVQDVHNRVENTLYAQGYSTPKFYDIPVWGIAFYHQSSFHIYKGISLLAGLRYDYEYARDHYSQFKQISGKEPELTNRFDSRLSFNQFTPKLTLQYRSPHEQLFYASLTKGYKTGGFNTSFESEAERTYRPEYNWNYELGTKLTFFNHMLTAELSLFYIDWRNQQITQTIPGVGNILRNAGHSDSKGFEFSCRVHPLPSLSLQLNYGYAYARFLNYIKSEKQNYSGNFLPMVPRHTLSLNGGYTFHIQSQLVDRFTFSAGLTGIGPIYWNEDNKVRQDFYTLLNAKVSASKGWFTWEVWGKNLSDTNYLSYYFVSSGAFAQRGKPITFGASFIINL; encoded by the coding sequence ATGATAAGAATTCTCCTTTTAATATTTTTCCCATTAGGGCTTTCCGCCAACGAACCGGACACGACCCATGTCAGGCGGATTGAGCTACAGGAAGTCACCATTGTAGGTTTTAAGCGAGAACAGAAAGAACGCGAACCATTATCAATATCTTCATTGAACAATCGTTTCCTGAAGAACAACGAGATAGCCAGCATAAAGGAACTTAGCTCGCTGCTACCCAATTTCTATATGCCCGACTACGGTTCAAAGCAAAATGCTCCGGTTTACATTCGGGGAATAGGATCGAAAACAAATGCTCCCTCAGTAGGATTCTATGTGGACGGAGTGCCGCATTTTGAGAAATCGGCCTTTGATATCGACTTGTCGGATATCAGTAATATTGAAGTTCTCAGGGGCCCCCAAGGCACATTGTACGGGCGAAATGCCATCGGAGGAATTATAAACGTATATACCCACTCTCCCCTTGATTATCAAAATACACGCATAAAAGCAGGATATGGCAACCACAATGATTTAAATTTATTGATTTCCAATTATACAAAGCTCAGCAAGACATTCGGTTTTTCGGTATCCGGTAATTATCATCAGAATGATGGTTTCTTCACCAACCTATACACCGGCAAAAAGTCCGATAATATAAATAATGGTGCGGTACGAACCGGGATTGTCTGGAAGCCCGCAAACAATTGGACATTGAGGCTGAATGCTTCATTTGATTATTCCGAGCAGGGAGGGTATCCTTACGGACCTTATAATGCAGAAAACGGCACAGTAGGAGCAGTCAACTACAATCGTTATAGTTCGTATCACAGAGAGATATTCACTACCGGATTGAACATACGTTATGAAGGCAAAAATTTCGGTTTCAATAGTCAAACTTCATACCAGAATATCAGTGACCGTCAAGGAATCGATCAGGACTTTACGCCAGCAGACAAATACTATGTAACGCAACAACTCCGTCAAAAGATGTACAGCCAGGAAACCACATTGAAGTCCATGAGGAAAGGACGTTACCAATGGATCACAGGAATTTTCACCTTTGTTCAGGATGTTCATAACCGGGTAGAAAACACACTTTATGCCCAAGGATACAGCACACCGAAATTCTACGATATTCCGGTGTGGGGAATCGCCTTTTATCACCAATCTTCTTTTCATATTTATAAAGGAATATCTTTATTGGCGGGATTACGATATGATTACGAATATGCCCGTGATCATTATTCACAGTTCAAACAAATATCAGGCAAAGAACCTGAGCTGACTAACCGCTTCGACAGCAGGCTAAGTTTTAACCAGTTTACCCCAAAGCTGACATTGCAGTACCGTTCTCCTCATGAACAATTGTTCTATGCCTCTTTAACAAAAGGGTACAAAACAGGAGGGTTTAATACCTCTTTCGAATCGGAAGCCGAACGCACATACCGTCCTGAATATAATTGGAATTATGAATTGGGAACAAAACTTACTTTTTTCAACCATATGCTGACAGCCGAACTTTCCCTTTTTTACATCGATTGGCGTAATCAACAGATCACTCAGACCATACCCGGAGTAGGGAATATCTTGCGAAATGCCGGACATTCTGACAGCAAAGGATTTGAATTTTCTTGCCGGGTGCATCCACTGCCTTCCTTATCCTTGCAATTGAATTATGGATATGCGTATGCTCGTTTCCTAAATTACATAAAAAGCGAAAAGCAAAATTATTCCGGGAATTTCCTGCCTATGGTTCCCCGGCACACACTCTCACTGAATGGAGGTTATACATTCCACATACAATCACAACTTGTTGACCGCTTCACGTTCAGTGCCGGGCTGACAGGAATCGGTCCTATCTATTGGAATGAAGACAATAAGGTCAGACAGGATTTCTACACACTGCTGAATGCCAAAGTCAGTGCCTCCAAAGGATGGTTCACATGGGAAGTCTGGGGCAAAAACTTGTCAGACACAAATTACCTAAGTTATTATTTTGTCTCTTCCGGAGCTTTTGCCCAACGAGGGAAACCTATCACCTTCGGAGCTTCCTTCATCATAAATTTATAA
- a CDS encoding CPBP family intramembrane glutamic endopeptidase has product MEMEEKEDGTFAAVTRGKCLWHTVVDIVFFMLLFGILMIFVIGPFGIFFEGVEKKASMDSVSVLMMQEALMLVCALGASWIVLKMRKLPFGRLGLSLKGHWKDLWVGMLFAVSLYVAGFGLSLLLGVVEVAEVTFHFFSLLTSLGLYLLVGIMEESMMRGFVLGRMLDGGVNKFWALFFSSVLFSLMHIQNPNFEFVPFLNILLSGFLLGASYIYTRNLCFPIALHWFWNWLQGPVLGYEVSGTRFGDSILTLHLPEENLINGGAFGFEGSVLCTVLVVVGTVLIIKYYKDLGAKN; this is encoded by the coding sequence ATGGAAATGGAAGAAAAAGAGGATGGGACGTTTGCTGCGGTGACAAGGGGGAAGTGTTTATGGCACACAGTTGTCGATATCGTTTTCTTTATGCTGCTGTTCGGTATCCTTATGATATTTGTAATTGGCCCTTTCGGAATATTTTTTGAGGGAGTAGAGAAAAAGGCATCTATGGATAGTGTTTCTGTGCTTATGATGCAGGAAGCATTGATGCTGGTTTGTGCTTTGGGGGCTTCATGGATTGTGCTGAAGATGCGCAAATTGCCTTTTGGCAGATTGGGATTATCCTTGAAGGGGCATTGGAAAGATTTGTGGGTCGGTATGCTTTTTGCCGTTTCATTGTACGTGGCAGGCTTTGGCCTTTCCCTGTTGCTGGGTGTGGTTGAGGTTGCGGAAGTCACATTCCATTTCTTTTCTTTATTGACAAGCCTGGGGCTTTATCTTCTGGTAGGCATTATGGAAGAATCGATGATGCGTGGTTTCGTATTGGGACGTATGCTGGATGGAGGAGTAAATAAGTTTTGGGCATTGTTCTTTTCTTCGGTACTGTTTTCGCTGATGCATATCCAGAATCCGAATTTTGAATTCGTACCCTTTCTTAATATTCTATTGTCAGGATTTCTTTTGGGAGCTTCCTACATATATACGCGTAACCTTTGTTTTCCTATTGCTTTGCACTGGTTTTGGAATTGGTTGCAAGGTCCGGTGTTAGGTTATGAAGTGAGTGGAACTCGATTTGGAGACAGTATTCTTACCCTTCATCTTCCTGAGGAAAACCTGATAAACGGAGGAGCCTTCGGGTTTGAAGGCTCCGTTCTCTGTACCGTTTTGGTGGTGGTAGGCACGGTGCTTATTATCAAATATTACAAAGATTTGGGGGCTAAGAATTAG
- a CDS encoding MFS transporter, translating into MIKAKQHLQFHTQGKIWNLGTFFCLYIAQAIPMSFFSTSLQVLMRQADYSLSTIALLQAVKIPWILKCLWSPLVDRQCIAVKDYKRCIIISEIVYALMILLVGLLSLESDFHLILALIFFSLVASATQDIATDALAVLSFREHDKSLVNSMQSMGSFGGTLIGAGLLLLVLQHYGWHIVIPCLCIFVLLAIIPLIFNTKIKIVPKERAQRARLTDFVWFFTRRSIWRQIGFLTLYYSSIIGILSVLRPYLVDLGYSMKEIGMMSGIIGTTAAFFTSFIAGFIVRHIGRYKARITFAVFILLTTLYFMGISWGHPSTLALYIGIVLLWSSYGMATIIVYTTAMDCVRPGREGTDFTIQTVLTHLSGLLIALLSGIIADKAGYHGLFLSETVLASISLIYILFAFRRSEENKKQIYEL; encoded by the coding sequence ATGATAAAAGCAAAACAACATCTCCAATTCCACACACAAGGAAAGATATGGAATCTCGGAACATTCTTTTGTCTTTACATAGCACAAGCCATACCAATGAGTTTTTTCTCAACCTCCCTGCAGGTACTGATGAGACAGGCAGACTATTCCCTTTCTACTATTGCTCTCCTACAGGCAGTCAAGATTCCCTGGATACTAAAGTGCCTTTGGTCACCCCTGGTCGATCGGCAGTGCATCGCTGTGAAAGACTATAAACGCTGCATCATCATCTCGGAAATAGTTTATGCTTTAATGATCCTATTAGTGGGGTTATTGAGTCTCGAATCAGATTTTCATCTGATACTGGCACTGATATTCTTTTCATTAGTTGCTTCTGCCACACAAGACATTGCAACGGACGCATTGGCAGTACTATCTTTTAGAGAACATGATAAAAGTCTGGTGAACAGTATGCAGTCAATGGGAAGTTTCGGAGGGACATTAATAGGAGCCGGACTATTGCTGCTCGTCCTCCAACATTACGGTTGGCATATAGTAATTCCGTGTTTATGTATTTTCGTACTGTTGGCTATTATACCTCTGATTTTTAACACGAAGATAAAGATAGTTCCGAAAGAAAGAGCCCAACGTGCACGTCTCACTGACTTCGTTTGGTTCTTTACCCGACGCAGCATTTGGCGCCAGATCGGTTTTCTGACATTGTATTACTCCAGTATCATCGGTATCCTGTCTGTTTTGCGTCCTTATCTGGTTGATTTGGGTTATTCCATGAAAGAGATTGGTATGATGAGTGGAATAATCGGCACAACCGCTGCATTTTTCACTTCTTTCATCGCCGGATTCATCGTAAGACATATAGGGCGCTACAAGGCACGCATCACATTTGCCGTATTCATTCTTCTGACTACCCTTTATTTTATGGGAATATCATGGGGACATCCTTCTACATTAGCTCTCTACATCGGCATCGTACTGTTATGGAGCAGTTATGGCATGGCTACTATCATAGTATATACCACTGCTATGGACTGCGTGCGCCCTGGCCGTGAAGGAACAGATTTTACCATCCAGACCGTATTAACACATTTAAGTGGATTGCTTATCGCACTTCTCAGCGGAATAATAGCCGACAAGGCGGGATACCATGGACTGTTTCTATCTGAAACAGTACTGGCATCAATATCATTGATTTATATCTTATTCGCTTTCCGCCGTAGTGAAGAAAACAAAAAACAAATATATGAACTCTGA
- a CDS encoding uroporphyrinogen-III synthase, producing the protein MQNQIPILITAPEGYAQRFREALLSVSNSSGKLFKPTCIPMIETVVAYESPTFKAFMEIIGSFDYIVFSSRKAIEAVAAYHTVANRKLPEKMKCCAIGKDNEFLEECLGIHPSFIPDEPSPAGIVRKFSKIAGIEGKRVAVLAPLVTGMEEPDTVPLFMKALHDIGMVADRIPAYITRATIHSKQKQIHQLILSRHFRCIAFSSGAEIKALLESLSPEESITDFFFGIDIACFGPYTADYARKQGLPVCLTAKDFSSFHGFALILEDFYTSL; encoded by the coding sequence ATGCAAAATCAAATTCCAATTTTAATAACCGCCCCCGAAGGATATGCACAGCGCTTCAGAGAAGCCTTGCTATCCGTATCGAACTCTTCGGGAAAGCTTTTCAAGCCAACTTGCATCCCCATGATTGAAACGGTGGTCGCATATGAATCTCCCACCTTCAAGGCATTTATGGAAATAATTGGCTCCTTTGACTACATTGTCTTTTCCAGCCGCAAAGCCATTGAGGCCGTAGCTGCATACCATACTGTTGCAAATAGAAAATTACCGGAGAAGATGAAATGCTGTGCTATAGGTAAAGACAATGAATTTTTGGAAGAATGCTTAGGAATACATCCTTCTTTTATTCCGGACGAACCAAGTCCGGCAGGTATTGTACGTAAATTTTCGAAGATAGCCGGCATAGAAGGGAAGCGGGTTGCCGTACTCGCTCCTTTAGTGACAGGTATGGAGGAACCGGACACTGTACCTCTATTTATGAAGGCATTACACGACATTGGGATGGTTGCAGATCGGATACCGGCATACATCACCCGTGCAACAATCCATTCGAAGCAGAAACAAATCCATCAACTTATCTTGTCAAGGCACTTCCGGTGTATCGCCTTCAGCAGTGGAGCAGAAATCAAAGCATTGCTCGAAAGTCTTTCTCCGGAAGAATCGATAACCGATTTCTTTTTCGGAATCGACATTGCCTGTTTCGGACCTTATACAGCGGACTATGCCCGCAAACAGGGACTTCCTGTTTGTCTGACAGCAAAAGATTTCAGTTCTTTCCACGGATTCGCACTTATATTGGAAGATTTCTACACTTCTTTATAA
- the hemN gene encoding oxygen-independent coproporphyrinogen III oxidase yields the protein MNSETIKKYNVPVPRYTSYPPANYFEPFSGTYYQEAIEKSNQVSGNSHISFYLHIPFCHHLCYYCGCNSYPMMNAGMIEKYVSAMHQEIDLLIPLLNPQRLISQIHYGGGSPTAIPPHFIKELNEHLLSAFRTIESPEIAIECHPGYLSHQDWQELAACGFNRFSIGVQDLNKRVLETVNRRPPLIPLNEIFFLLRNEGASINLDFLYGLPEQTAASFLHTIESAIDLAPDRLVTFSYAHVPWIHKRQLILEKTGLPESEEKSRMFSEAAVALHRAGYRSVGLDHFVLPEDELNIALETRQLHRNFQGYCTRRTTGQVYAVGVTGISQLDTAYAQNGKDIRAYIDAMEHGMWYICKGYSLNRQEQIVREVIENLMCNYYIDWRQLSEYLSLSIEEVKSATAYDENKLKVFSQDGLIDFSTDYLAVTSTGSPFVRNVAASLDPLMLHPVHSFSKPV from the coding sequence ATGAACTCTGAAACCATCAAGAAGTACAACGTACCAGTGCCCCGATACACCAGTTATCCGCCTGCCAATTATTTTGAACCGTTTTCCGGCACTTACTATCAGGAAGCCATAGAAAAATCCAATCAAGTTTCAGGCAACAGCCACATTTCTTTTTACCTGCACATCCCGTTTTGCCATCATCTGTGCTACTATTGTGGCTGCAACTCTTATCCGATGATGAATGCCGGCATGATAGAAAAATATGTCAGTGCCATGCATCAAGAAATAGACTTGCTTATACCATTATTAAATCCCCAACGGCTGATTTCACAAATTCATTACGGCGGAGGAAGCCCAACTGCAATACCACCGCATTTCATCAAGGAACTGAACGAGCATCTGCTTTCTGCTTTTCGCACGATAGAATCGCCGGAAATAGCAATTGAATGCCATCCCGGCTATCTGTCTCATCAGGATTGGCAGGAATTGGCAGCATGCGGATTTAATAGATTCAGTATCGGAGTACAAGATTTGAATAAAAGGGTGCTTGAAACAGTCAACCGCCGTCCACCTTTAATTCCTTTGAATGAAATATTTTTCTTATTGCGCAATGAAGGCGCAAGCATCAACCTTGATTTTTTATATGGTCTTCCGGAACAGACAGCAGCAAGTTTTCTGCATACCATAGAAAGTGCCATTGATTTAGCTCCCGATAGACTGGTAACCTTTAGTTACGCCCACGTCCCCTGGATTCATAAACGCCAACTAATTCTCGAAAAGACCGGATTACCGGAAAGTGAAGAAAAAAGCAGGATGTTTAGTGAAGCAGCCGTAGCATTACACAGGGCAGGATATCGCTCAGTAGGGCTTGATCATTTTGTATTGCCAGAAGATGAACTGAACATTGCTCTCGAAACCCGTCAACTGCACCGCAACTTCCAGGGTTATTGTACCCGCCGAACCACAGGACAAGTCTATGCGGTTGGAGTAACCGGTATCAGTCAGTTGGACACAGCTTATGCACAGAATGGTAAAGATATTCGCGCATACATAGATGCAATGGAACATGGCATGTGGTACATCTGCAAAGGGTATTCACTGAATCGGCAGGAACAAATAGTCCGAGAAGTCATTGAAAACCTGATGTGTAACTATTATATCGATTGGAGACAACTGTCGGAGTATCTATCTCTTTCCATCGAAGAAGTAAAATCGGCCACGGCCTATGACGAAAACAAATTAAAAGTCTTCTCTCAAGACGGACTGATTGATTTTTCTACGGATTATTTGGCAGTGACTTCTACAGGTTCGCCTTTTGTACGTAATGTGGCTGCATCATTAGATCCGTTAATGCTACATCCTGTACATTCCTTTTCCAAACCTGTTTAA